The Aerosakkonema funiforme FACHB-1375 genome includes a window with the following:
- a CDS encoding helix-turn-helix transcriptional regulator codes for MARKKETLTLSVPPGTKERLEEIARRFGIVWGKSPSPSGLVAAIAQEELQVGREAFTLSEKQVKALRQAAKLLVDAGQIESSEIVNTLLLDQGDLEAPLRQALLQQQTQRIQAWRDRVDEAIANRQPFRLKYLNSQGQNLEFTVRYAEVIFYEKRFYLQIWCEETADALQENPDLAEVAHNRCLRFDRIKDIQPIPGVWRGEFDRIKVYLQFRGWLANAYEPKPGDIENVFLEDVRQVVRLVVNPFWLIREVSRYWEDCEIVAPKSLRDRFKKKLQALCDRYDL; via the coding sequence ATGGCAAGAAAGAAAGAAACACTTACATTATCCGTCCCGCCCGGAACTAAAGAGCGGCTGGAAGAGATCGCACGCCGTTTCGGTATCGTTTGGGGTAAAAGTCCCAGCCCATCGGGGTTGGTGGCGGCGATCGCGCAGGAAGAATTGCAAGTCGGACGGGAAGCTTTCACCCTGAGTGAAAAGCAAGTCAAAGCCTTGCGCCAAGCGGCTAAACTGCTGGTCGATGCAGGTCAAATCGAGTCATCTGAAATTGTAAATACACTTTTACTCGACCAAGGCGACCTGGAAGCGCCCCTGCGTCAAGCGCTGCTGCAACAGCAAACTCAACGAATCCAAGCTTGGCGCGATCGAGTTGACGAAGCGATCGCCAATCGTCAGCCATTCCGCCTCAAGTATCTCAACTCACAGGGTCAGAATTTGGAGTTCACGGTTCGCTATGCGGAAGTGATTTTCTACGAAAAACGCTTTTATTTGCAGATTTGGTGCGAAGAAACCGCCGATGCTTTGCAGGAAAACCCGGATCTAGCAGAAGTTGCCCACAATCGTTGCCTTCGTTTCGATCGCATCAAGGATATCCAACCCATCCCAGGTGTATGGAGAGGTGAGTTCGATCGCATAAAAGTGTATTTACAGTTTCGAGGGTGGTTGGCAAATGCCTACGAACCTAAGCCAGGAGATATCGAAAATGTATTCTTGGAAGATGTGCGACAAGTTGTACGGCTAGTGGTTAACCCGTTCTGGTTAATTCGAGAAGTATCGCGATATTGGGAAGACTGCGAAATTGTGGCTCCGAAAAGTTTGCGCGATCGCTTCAAGAAAAAGCTACAAGCTCTGTGCGATCGGTACGATCTCTAG
- a CDS encoding KTSC domain-containing protein — protein sequence MKYTKIDLSNLVGISHDDEYLGLIIDRGDSIDVIEIPAPVAAYEGLVQLDAVVSSNSPELAASVDFYELPGVQSEIPMLPVHSTMANSIGYDSDRHLLQVEFKNGSVYQYEGVDEEIWEEMISTDSPGKFYNREIKGYYRSRRLDSDSAH from the coding sequence ATGAAATATACCAAAATCGATTTGAGCAACCTTGTCGGCATCAGTCACGATGATGAATATTTGGGATTAATTATCGATCGGGGAGATAGCATAGATGTAATTGAAATTCCCGCACCCGTTGCAGCTTATGAAGGATTGGTACAATTAGATGCAGTCGTATCCTCAAACTCTCCCGAACTCGCTGCATCTGTTGACTTTTACGAACTGCCTGGTGTACAATCGGAAATACCAATGTTACCCGTACATTCGACAATGGCAAACTCAATAGGATACGATAGCGATCGACACCTATTGCAAGTCGAATTTAAAAACGGTTCCGTTTATCAATATGAAGGCGTGGATGAAGAAATCTGGGAGGAAATGATCTCGACCGATTCACCCGGAAAATTTTACAATCGGGAAATCAAAGGTTACTATCGTTCTCGCCGACTTGATTCCGATTCTGCACATTGA
- a CDS encoding MAE_28990/MAE_18760 family HEPN-like nuclease, with amino-acid sequence MTSALFQDFNERSREVSKYFMFLKSLEQGTTKLTMEGKGGIPKTKEIDSELIKTLKASGFLLLYNLVEATMRNAIEAIFDELKSQGVSYDQIRPELKKIVLKNLKKRDPDKIFLSITAISIDIIIAGFDKEDLFSGNLDGRKIRTTATEYGFSHLTDYAKTGDGIDLLIIKSNRNDLAHGFKSFAEVGRDKTADELLEIKNKTVRYLRQILQNIEQYLSNKDYLDSSTLGTP; translated from the coding sequence ATGACTAGCGCATTATTTCAGGACTTTAATGAACGCTCTAGAGAAGTGAGCAAATATTTTATGTTTTTGAAGAGTTTGGAGCAGGGAACTACTAAATTAACTATGGAAGGTAAGGGAGGAATTCCAAAAACCAAAGAAATTGATTCTGAGTTAATCAAGACGTTGAAAGCTAGCGGTTTTCTGTTGCTGTATAATCTAGTAGAAGCAACTATGCGAAATGCGATAGAAGCAATATTTGATGAACTAAAAAGTCAAGGAGTTTCTTACGATCAAATTAGACCTGAACTTAAAAAAATTGTACTCAAAAACTTAAAGAAGCGAGATCCTGACAAAATATTTTTAAGCATAACAGCTATTTCAATTGACATTATTATTGCTGGATTTGATAAAGAAGATCTTTTCTCCGGGAACCTTGATGGTAGGAAAATAAGAACGACGGCAACTGAGTATGGATTTTCACATCTGACTGACTATGCTAAAACAGGTGATGGAATAGATTTGCTGATAATTAAGTCAAATAGAAATGATTTAGCACATGGTTTTAAATCTTTTGCAGAGGTAGGAAGAGATAAAACCGCAGATGAGTTATTAGAAATTAAGAATAAGACAGTCAGATATTTAAGGCAAATACTGCAAAATATTGAACAATATTTATCAAATAAAGACTACTTAGATTCATCTACTTTAGGCACGCCTTAA
- a CDS encoding coiled-coil domain-containing protein, with amino-acid sequence MNQIAAKDSKAKIQEAFEQILTQRRNVASRVATKEEEAEKEKNRTVLETVSQYTADSIVRGLADLQLEFGNTITGLSTRLTTETAKLDELKRAIAIATQNLQELQQTRVVADALYLLTQEHQETLRSLEQRAANDRESLEKEIVESRKIWQREQEEFDANLNEGNELLQRDRTKQEEDYGYDTERDRKIARDKYEETKRLLEREIQETTQAKEKNWAERERTLATNQKLLEEYQRKAAAFPGELDEAIKKSREEGIREADREAKVKADLLDKEWEATKQGYELQIQSLEAKIQRQTEQITEISTQLQATLRQAQELAMRAFESSSNRFAARAEKSES; translated from the coding sequence ATGAATCAAATTGCAGCCAAAGATAGTAAAGCGAAGATTCAAGAAGCATTCGAGCAAATTTTAACGCAACGGCGAAATGTTGCCTCGCGAGTCGCTACAAAAGAAGAAGAAGCCGAAAAAGAGAAAAACCGCACAGTTCTAGAAACGGTTTCGCAGTACACAGCAGATAGTATTGTGCGAGGACTGGCGGATCTGCAATTGGAATTCGGCAATACTATTACCGGACTTTCCACGCGGTTAACAACAGAAACCGCCAAGTTGGACGAACTCAAACGTGCGATCGCAATTGCCACCCAAAACTTGCAAGAACTCCAGCAAACTCGCGTAGTTGCGGATGCACTTTACCTGTTGACACAGGAACATCAGGAAACTTTGCGATCGCTGGAACAACGCGCCGCGAACGATCGGGAAAGCTTGGAAAAGGAAATCGTCGAAAGCCGCAAAATTTGGCAGCGGGAACAGGAAGAATTTGACGCCAATCTCAACGAAGGAAACGAACTGCTGCAACGCGATCGCACCAAGCAAGAGGAAGATTACGGCTACGACACAGAACGCGATCGTAAAATTGCCAGGGATAAATATGAAGAAACCAAGCGCCTACTCGAACGGGAAATCCAAGAAACAACGCAAGCGAAAGAGAAAAATTGGGCCGAACGGGAGCGTACTTTGGCAACAAATCAAAAATTATTGGAAGAGTATCAACGCAAAGCTGCGGCATTCCCCGGCGAACTGGACGAAGCTATTAAGAAATCGCGGGAAGAAGGCATTCGAGAAGCCGATCGAGAAGCGAAAGTTAAGGCGGATTTATTAGACAAAGAGTGGGAAGCGACAAAGCAAGGTTACGAGTTACAAATTCAGTCATTAGAAGCCAAGATTCAGCGACAAACAGAACAAATTACCGAAATTTCCACGCAACTGCAAGCCACATTGCGACAAGCGCAAGAATTGGCAATGCGTGCTTTTGAAAGTTCATCAAATCGGTTTGCAGCCAGAGCGGAAAAATCCGAATCCTAA
- a CDS encoding DUF262 domain-containing protein — MPKAAKIPLESEITDEQREAAEAEIREKQKVVDYDTKEYPVEVLVKKYRDGLDEDINELYIPDYQRDMIWEDSRQSKFIESLLLGLPIPYIFVADLPPKQKDDKEDLARLEIVDGTQRIRTLDRFLNNDLKLCGLEKLKQLNNFKFSDLPLARQRRFNRATIRMIVLTEKADEEIRRDMFERINTGSVQLNDMEKRRGISPGPFVKLLEELGKDSKFRELCPFSEALARKREPEEFVLRFFAYLNNYKNFDRRVDEFLNEYLEEHNHDRIDKDGMRSEFHKMLNFVEKYFPNGFSKAKGNVKTPRIRFEAISVGVALALRKKNDIVPKSMKWLDSPEFKEYTTSDASNSRPKVIKRIEYVRDQLLGKL, encoded by the coding sequence ATGCCAAAAGCCGCAAAAATACCACTGGAATCCGAGATTACAGATGAGCAAAGAGAAGCAGCAGAAGCGGAAATTCGCGAAAAGCAAAAAGTAGTTGATTATGACACAAAAGAATATCCTGTGGAAGTGCTTGTCAAGAAATATAGAGATGGGCTGGATGAAGATATCAATGAGTTGTATATACCAGACTATCAACGAGATATGATTTGGGAAGATTCTCGGCAGTCAAAGTTTATTGAATCTCTTTTGTTAGGGCTACCGATACCATATATTTTTGTGGCTGATTTGCCACCTAAACAAAAAGATGATAAGGAGGATTTAGCTCGGTTAGAAATTGTTGACGGAACTCAGCGTATTCGTACTTTAGACAGATTTCTCAACAACGATCTAAAGCTGTGTGGATTGGAAAAGCTAAAGCAGCTTAACAATTTCAAATTTAGTGATTTGCCGCTGGCAAGACAAAGACGCTTCAACCGTGCCACCATTCGTATGATTGTGCTGACTGAGAAAGCTGATGAAGAAATAAGACGAGATATGTTTGAACGCATCAATACTGGTAGTGTTCAACTAAATGATATGGAGAAGCGGAGAGGCATATCTCCGGGGCCTTTTGTCAAACTTCTTGAAGAACTCGGCAAAGATAGTAAATTTCGGGAACTATGTCCATTTTCAGAAGCACTTGCCCGCAAACGCGAACCTGAAGAATTTGTGCTACGTTTTTTTGCCTATTTAAATAATTATAAAAACTTTGACAGAAGGGTTGATGAATTTCTTAATGAATATCTAGAAGAACATAACCATGATAGAATTGACAAAGATGGTATGCGCTCTGAATTTCACAAAATGTTAAATTTTGTTGAAAAATACTTTCCCAATGGATTTAGTAAAGCAAAAGGTAATGTAAAAACACCTCGCATTCGATTTGAGGCAATTTCTGTAGGTGTTGCACTTGCATTAAGAAAGAAGAACGATATTGTACCGAAATCAATGAAGTGGCTTGACTCACCAGAATTCAAGGAATATACTACTTCAGATGCAAGCAACTCTAGACCTAAAGTAATTAAGCGTATTGAATATGTTCGCGATCAACTTCTCGGTAAATTATGA
- a CDS encoding coiled-coil domain-containing protein has translation MPTKRPNEKNTKAEILEAFNELLQEKKELETKMNQKPEIKPTEVRNGNGNGKSTTEVPIKPVQNQQKMESIIEGLNRLQLNFGGAVSDLSEKLTIEAFQLQEVQRKVAEENQQLEALHNLQVTDGSLATLIEQYEESSKTFNEEQRQRREEVDLTITQARKAWTKEQEEHRRFIKERNETQGKTRQRDTQEYSYDLTLQRQLSDEEYEQEKKRLYGELDELKQAREKEWAEKEKAIAERETQFNELKTKVENMPKDLENAIKRAKDEGKGIAGHQAKIKADLLAKEIEGSKRTYELRINSLMETIQNQDTRIGTLSKQLDAALKQVQDLAVKAIEGSSNANSFQAVKEIAIEQAKNQNKVK, from the coding sequence ATGCCTACCAAACGTCCCAACGAGAAGAATACCAAGGCTGAAATTCTGGAAGCATTTAACGAATTGTTGCAAGAAAAGAAAGAATTGGAGACAAAAATGAATCAAAAACCAGAAATCAAACCAACAGAAGTACGTAACGGCAACGGGAATGGTAAATCGACAACGGAAGTACCTATCAAACCTGTCCAAAATCAACAGAAAATGGAATCGATTATTGAGGGATTGAACCGACTGCAATTAAACTTCGGTGGCGCAGTTAGCGACTTATCGGAAAAACTGACGATCGAAGCTTTTCAACTCCAAGAAGTGCAGCGCAAAGTCGCAGAGGAAAACCAGCAATTAGAAGCGCTACACAATCTGCAAGTAACTGATGGTAGTTTGGCTACTTTAATCGAACAATACGAAGAAAGTTCCAAAACTTTTAACGAAGAACAACGTCAGCGTCGGGAAGAAGTCGATCTGACAATAACTCAAGCACGGAAAGCGTGGACAAAGGAACAGGAAGAACACCGCCGCTTTATCAAAGAACGCAACGAAACGCAAGGGAAGACTCGCCAACGCGATACTCAAGAATACTCTTACGATTTGACTTTGCAACGCCAACTTTCTGATGAGGAATACGAACAAGAGAAGAAGCGTTTGTATGGCGAATTGGATGAGTTGAAACAAGCTCGCGAAAAAGAATGGGCTGAAAAAGAAAAGGCGATCGCAGAACGGGAAACCCAATTTAACGAACTGAAAACTAAAGTCGAAAATATGCCTAAAGATTTGGAAAATGCGATTAAACGCGCCAAGGATGAAGGCAAGGGTATCGCAGGTCACCAAGCCAAAATTAAAGCAGATTTGCTTGCCAAGGAAATCGAAGGTAGCAAGCGCACTTACGAGTTGCGAATTAATTCGCTCATGGAAACTATCCAAAATCAAGATACTCGCATCGGTACACTTTCCAAACAATTGGATGCTGCGCTCAAACAGGTACAAGATTTGGCTGTGAAAGCGATCGAAGGTTCATCCAATGCCAATTCTTTCCAAGCGGTGAAAGAAATTGCGATCGAACAAGCGAAAAATCAAAACAAAGTGAAGTAA
- a CDS encoding DNA cytosine methyltransferase: MARSISTVDLFCGAGGLTHGFEQAGLPVKAGYDIDPACKFPYEHNNKAKFILQDVENVSGFDLAEHFSGSSIKVLAGCAPCQPFSSYSRRYNDRQSKWKLLQDFARLIEECEPDIISMENVLQLKHHSVFDEFIAQLKKLNYYFEPYEVNCLDYGIPQSRKRLVLLASKFSKINLIPATHNANNYQTVRQTIGNLEPISAGQASERDWLHRCSKLSALNLRRIRASKPGGTWRDWPKELIAECHLKTSGKTYPAVYGRMEWDKPSPTITTQCFGFGNGRFGHPEQDRAISLREAALLQTFPPAYQFVPPDEPVAIDLVGRLIGNAVPVKLGQVIAKSILNYIEQFS, from the coding sequence ATGGCTAGAAGCATCTCTACAGTCGATTTGTTTTGTGGTGCTGGAGGACTAACGCATGGATTTGAGCAAGCAGGTCTTCCAGTCAAAGCTGGATATGATATCGATCCCGCGTGTAAGTTTCCCTACGAACACAATAACAAAGCAAAATTCATATTGCAAGATGTGGAAAATGTCAGCGGTTTTGATTTAGCAGAACATTTTTCTGGAAGCAGTATTAAAGTATTAGCAGGATGCGCCCCTTGTCAGCCATTTTCAAGTTATTCAAGACGTTATAACGATCGACAGTCGAAGTGGAAGCTATTGCAAGATTTTGCTCGTCTAATTGAAGAATGCGAACCTGATATTATTTCAATGGAAAATGTTCTTCAATTAAAACACCATTCAGTTTTTGATGAATTTATCGCCCAATTGAAAAAGTTAAACTATTACTTTGAGCCTTATGAAGTTAACTGTCTAGATTATGGAATTCCTCAATCTCGAAAGCGATTAGTCTTACTTGCTTCAAAGTTTAGCAAAATTAACTTAATTCCAGCGACACATAACGCAAATAATTACCAAACAGTACGACAAACTATTGGAAATCTAGAACCCATTTCTGCGGGGCAAGCTTCTGAAAGAGATTGGCTTCATAGATGTAGTAAACTTTCCGCTTTAAATCTGCGCCGTATTCGTGCTTCCAAACCTGGCGGAACTTGGCGAGATTGGCCTAAAGAATTAATTGCAGAATGCCACTTAAAAACAAGTGGTAAAACTTATCCAGCAGTATACGGTAGAATGGAATGGGATAAACCTAGTCCAACTATTACTACACAGTGTTTTGGTTTTGGTAATGGTCGGTTTGGTCATCCTGAACAAGATAGGGCTATTTCTCTCAGAGAAGCAGCTTTATTACAAACTTTTCCACCAGCATATCAGTTTGTACCCCCTGATGAACCAGTAGCGATCGATCTAGTAGGGCGATTAATTGGTAATGCTGTGCCTGTTAAACTAGGTCAAGTTATTGCTAAAAGTATACTAAATTATATTGAACAGTTTAGTTAA
- a CDS encoding glycoside hydrolase family 10 protein, with protein MKIRGVWLPNTDCLVLTSRQRIAQAMNFLAETGFNVVFPVVWSKGFTVYPSQVMRELFGVEIDPRYKGRDPLAELTIEADRVGIAVIPWFEYGFASSYNQNGGHLLAKKPDWAARDRNGNLLKKNNFEWMNAFHPEVQDFLLSLILEVVKNYDIAGIQGDDRLPALPSEGGYDSLTVWRYQQEFNCHPPHNCKHRSWLHWRADLLTDFLARIYGEVKAINPTLLVSMAPSIYDWGWQEYLQDTKAWLDKGLVDIIHPQLYRRDFNSYKYLVDKLVIEQFSSEQIQRLAPGILMNIGSSYRISPEYLLQAIGYNRSRGISGEVFFFYEGLRSDRDALAKVLRNGPYAEICSPYN; from the coding sequence ATGAAAATACGCGGTGTCTGGCTTCCTAACACAGATTGCTTAGTTCTCACTTCTCGGCAACGCATTGCACAAGCAATGAATTTTCTCGCAGAAACAGGTTTCAATGTAGTATTTCCCGTTGTTTGGAGTAAGGGATTTACGGTTTATCCCAGCCAAGTGATGAGAGAATTGTTTGGAGTTGAAATCGACCCGCGTTACAAAGGACGCGATCCTTTAGCTGAATTGACTATCGAAGCCGATCGTGTAGGAATTGCTGTTATTCCTTGGTTTGAATATGGATTTGCCAGTTCCTACAATCAGAATGGCGGACATTTGTTGGCGAAAAAGCCTGATTGGGCTGCACGCGATCGCAATGGCAATTTGCTTAAAAAGAACAATTTTGAATGGATGAATGCTTTTCATCCGGAAGTGCAAGATTTTCTGCTCAGTCTCATTTTGGAAGTTGTCAAAAATTACGATATCGCTGGGATTCAAGGAGACGATCGACTGCCTGCATTACCCTCAGAAGGCGGCTACGATTCTTTAACTGTTTGGCGCTATCAGCAAGAGTTTAATTGCCATCCGCCCCACAATTGCAAACATCGTTCTTGGTTACATTGGCGTGCCGATTTACTCACGGATTTTTTGGCTCGTATATATGGCGAAGTCAAAGCTATTAATCCTACTTTATTGGTGTCTATGGCACCGAGTATTTATGATTGGGGATGGCAAGAATATCTACAAGATACTAAAGCTTGGCTAGATAAAGGATTGGTGGATATTATTCACCCGCAGTTGTATCGTCGCGATTTCAATAGTTATAAATATCTTGTAGATAAACTCGTCATAGAACAGTTTAGTTCGGAACAAATTCAGCGTTTAGCACCAGGTATTTTGATGAATATCGGTTCGTCTTACCGCATCAGTCCGGAGTATTTGTTACAGGCAATTGGCTACAATCGTTCTCGCGGTATTTCCGGCGAAGTATTCTTCTTTTACGAAGGTTTGCGATCTGATCGTGATGCGCTAGCAAAAGTATTGCGAAATGGGCCTTATGCTGAAATTTGTTCGCCGTATAATTGA
- a CDS encoding HAD family hydrolase, translating to MNELRALIFDVDGTLADTERDGHRIAFNRAFAEAGLDWDWSAELYGDLLSVAGGKERIRFYLDKYRPDVPSLEDSFIAELHATKTKHYRELLALGEIPLRPGVKRLISEARAEGIRLAIATTSALPNVTALLENNLDPSWFEIIAAGDIVPAKKPAPDIYHYVLKQMNLQPHDCLVLEDSLHGMQAAIGAGLPTVVTVNDYTKEQDFSKALLVLSHLGEPELACTILAGDAFDGSYLDIEMLHRLHKSISKV from the coding sequence ATGAATGAATTGCGTGCTTTGATTTTTGATGTTGATGGGACTTTAGCAGATACGGAACGAGACGGACACCGCATTGCGTTCAATCGTGCTTTTGCGGAAGCTGGGTTAGATTGGGATTGGTCGGCTGAGCTTTATGGTGATTTGCTTTCTGTTGCTGGTGGCAAAGAACGGATTCGCTTTTATCTAGATAAATATCGTCCCGATGTTCCGTCACTTGAAGATAGCTTTATTGCGGAATTACACGCTACTAAAACAAAGCATTATCGAGAGTTATTAGCTTTAGGTGAAATTCCCTTGCGTCCGGGGGTGAAACGTTTGATTTCGGAAGCTCGCGCTGAGGGGATAAGATTGGCGATCGCAACCACCAGCGCCTTACCCAATGTTACGGCATTATTGGAAAATAATTTAGACCCGTCTTGGTTTGAAATTATTGCTGCCGGCGATATCGTCCCAGCCAAGAAACCAGCCCCAGATATCTATCATTATGTTCTCAAACAGATGAATTTACAGCCACATGATTGTCTGGTTTTGGAAGATTCTCTGCACGGAATGCAAGCTGCAATTGGGGCTGGTTTGCCGACTGTTGTTACTGTCAACGACTACACTAAAGAGCAAGATTTTTCTAAAGCTTTATTAGTGTTAAGTCATTTGGGAGAACCCGAATTAGCTTGCACTATCTTGGCTGGCGATGCTTTTGATGGCAGTTATCTGGATATAGAAATGTTGCATCGTTTGCACAAATCTATATCCAAAGTTTGA
- a CDS encoding DUF928 domain-containing protein, which translates to MSPPARAWNLVLKCNFQDEFKDNKVGGYTQRIEPSADLLAKLEKAKTIRDRINIYAKAGIWQDTVTNLALYLTQKRNNLPFLICPCVVSIIRRTNFSIRPISQYFC; encoded by the coding sequence TTGAGCCCGCCTGCGCGGGCTTGGAATTTGGTATTAAAATGCAATTTTCAAGACGAATTTAAGGATAATAAGGTTGGCGGATATACCCAAAGAATTGAACCGAGTGCAGATTTGCTTGCCAAACTAGAAAAGGCGAAAACAATACGCGATCGCATCAATATTTACGCAAAAGCAGGCATTTGGCAAGATACAGTTACAAATTTAGCACTATATTTGACCCAAAAGCGCAACAATTTGCCTTTTTTAATCTGCCCATGCGTGGTGTCAATTATACGGCGAACAAATTTCAGCATAAGGCCCATTTCGCAATACTTTTGCTAG
- a CDS encoding ImmA/IrrE family metallo-endopeptidase, producing MREVPPAAQPYRHPGEAFLARYGAVRSEEDVWRYVEFLRSESGLSDAPPIDLECIYRHFGIPTPLRAPLDEQQGILVDSRTGIILIKENDPIVRQRFTEGHELMELLFDAQEQGRFCPNWSGDRKERLCDRGAADLLMPESSFLPRMKDLGISLASGRSLAKLYQTSLLATLVRMMQQGSGNYALVMWHCALKPKEVKGLSGLSSLLPQPQKKLRVWWRTQTKDWHGGFIPKDKSIPHNSLISYAYVSGQPYNGMEMIHLGWGFINCFVEAMPIQIGDKYCVLSLLRLTEI from the coding sequence GTGCGTGAGGTTCCACCAGCCGCTCAACCCTACCGCCATCCGGGAGAGGCGTTTTTAGCTCGCTACGGCGCAGTCCGCAGCGAGGAGGATGTGTGGCGCTATGTGGAGTTCCTGCGATCGGAATCCGGGTTGAGCGATGCGCCTCCGATAGACTTGGAATGTATCTACCGACACTTTGGCATTCCCACACCTCTGCGTGCGCCTTTGGACGAACAGCAAGGCATCTTAGTTGATAGCCGCACGGGTATCATTTTAATCAAGGAAAATGACCCGATCGTGCGGCAGCGCTTCACGGAGGGACACGAGCTGATGGAACTGCTGTTCGACGCGCAGGAACAGGGCAGGTTTTGCCCGAATTGGAGTGGCGATCGCAAAGAGCGATTGTGCGATCGCGGCGCAGCAGATTTACTGATGCCAGAGTCGTCTTTTTTACCACGGATGAAAGATTTGGGGATATCCTTGGCAAGTGGGCGATCGCTAGCCAAACTCTACCAAACATCCCTCCTCGCAACCTTAGTGCGAATGATGCAGCAGGGGTCAGGCAATTATGCCTTAGTCATGTGGCATTGCGCCCTCAAACCAAAAGAAGTGAAAGGACTTTCCGGACTTTCCTCATTATTACCCCAACCGCAAAAAAAGCTGCGCGTCTGGTGGCGAACGCAAACAAAAGATTGGCATGGCGGTTTTATTCCCAAAGATAAATCTATTCCCCACAACTCATTAATTTCCTACGCTTATGTTAGCGGACAACCCTACAACGGCATGGAAATGATTCATTTAGGTTGGGGTTTTATTAATTGCTTTGTAGAAGCGATGCCTATTCAAATTGGAGATAAATATTGTGTATTATCTCTGTTGCGTTTGACTGAAATTTAG
- a CDS encoding helix-turn-helix domain-containing protein, with product MDEFALKVRDRRRQEGLSQQELADKVGISRNYLSQIERGQATNLSWQLMERLTSVLGLKSDPAEKPVESGDIPVSLAEFAKKAELPPDDVIMLARLKYRGQQPTTPEKWELLYNVIKMTVGK from the coding sequence ATGGATGAATTTGCTTTAAAAGTGCGCGATCGCCGCCGCCAAGAAGGACTGAGCCAGCAAGAACTCGCCGATAAAGTCGGGATTTCCCGCAACTACCTGTCCCAAATCGAACGGGGACAAGCCACAAACCTCTCCTGGCAACTGATGGAGCGGCTTACCTCGGTTTTGGGATTAAAAAGCGATCCGGCGGAAAAACCTGTAGAAAGCGGAGATATTCCCGTTAGTTTGGCTGAATTTGCCAAAAAAGCGGAATTACCGCCCGATGACGTTATCATGCTGGCTCGTTTAAAATACCGAGGTCAGCAACCCACGACTCCTGAGAAATGGGAACTGCTGTATAACGTCATCAAAATGACCGTTGGAAAATAA
- a CDS encoding Uma2 family endonuclease has protein sequence MSVTPSIKVPPLESGDRLTRQEFERRYDAAPRIKKAELIEGVVYVASPLRFTNHAEPHSSIITWLGVYRAATPGVRLGDNPTVRLDLDNEPQPDALLRLEPEAGGKSRITEDDYVEGAPELIVEIAASTAAYDLNDKLRAYRRNEVQEYLVWQRYENRLDWFSLQEGVYIPFTPDETGIIRSQIFPGLWLAVSALLNGDLATVLSELQKGLASGEHQEFCDRLRKP, from the coding sequence ATGTCTGTGACACCATCGATCAAAGTACCTCCTTTGGAAAGTGGCGATCGCCTTACCCGCCAGGAATTTGAACGACGCTACGATGCTGCACCTCGCATCAAAAAAGCAGAACTGATCGAAGGAGTTGTTTACGTGGCTTCACCTCTGCGCTTTACCAATCATGCCGAACCTCACAGTTCTATTATCACTTGGTTGGGAGTTTACCGTGCTGCTACTCCTGGCGTTCGTTTGGGGGATAATCCTACCGTTCGGTTAGATTTAGATAACGAACCGCAACCAGACGCACTTCTGCGTTTGGAACCGGAAGCAGGCGGGAAATCTCGCATCACCGAAGACGATTACGTGGAAGGCGCACCGGAGTTAATTGTGGAAATTGCCGCCAGCACAGCTGCTTACGATCTCAACGATAAACTCAGAGCTTATCGTCGCAACGAGGTGCAAGAATATTTAGTGTGGCAAAGATACGAAAATCGCTTGGATTGGTTCAGCTTGCAAGAAGGCGTGTATATTCCGTTTACACCAGATGAAACGGGGATAATTCGCTCTCAAATATTTCCAGGTTTGTGGTTAGCAGTTTCCGCATTACTCAACGGCGATTTAGCAACCGTTCTCTCCGAATTGCAGAAAGGATTGGCGAGTGGGGAACATCAAGAATTTTGCGATCGACTGAGAAAACCTTAA